The genomic region tccttaagctGCTCTCAGTTCCTGTTCCTGGCCTTGAAGCCAGCCAGAAGTTTTGGGGGTCACAGGTCCTCTAGACATTACATGATGTCCCTTGAACAGAAGGATCACTGTCCAGTGGTCCTAGAAGGCCAGTTATTGGTTCAAACGGGCAGGACACGGGTCCCGGCTGAGAGCAGGGGCGGAAAACTAGAAGTAACGGAATGATGTTGGAACCAGAGCAAAGTAAACTTAGTTTCTTTACAGAATGTGGTGATGGGTGCACAAAAATAACAACTTGGGTGATAAGTGTCTGATACCGCGGACACAATACTGAGAGCCACATTTGGAAGCAGCGTTGGCTGTGCATGCACGGTGTCTCCCACTGATGTTAAGGGGGATAACACGCAGTATATTGCACTTTTATATGCTGCTGTTTCTTTTACTTTTGAATTAGTTGGAAAGAAGAGTCTGTAGCATCAGCTTGTGCCATGTGACTGAGTCTTGTGAGCGTATAATCCAGGCCGTGTTGGGTGCTGGTATAATTGGACATTTGTTACTGTGACTGCCCCGGGAGCCTGGGGCATTACTTATGGAGCCAGTTTCTTGTTCCAGAGTTCACAGCCTCCACGAGTTATCACCTCTTATTTGCATTCTCGGGAAAACAGTTTCCTTCCTGCTATCTGTAAATGCCAGAAGGACCCTCGTTCAAAGAGCAGTTTCTCAGTTGCTAGGATACCACATTGTTATGTATTTCACCTAATGAATAATAATGAGATATGCTGAGAATTTGCATGGACGGAAAAACAGCAAAACTTGACTCGCCGATGTATTGGAGATTTGCAGGTTATAATTGGGATCATCCTCAATGTTTGCATCATTTAATGTAGGTTTTGCCTCATTTCTGTTCGCTATGAGGGGCTCATGCATCGCCGGTAATAAAGCGCAGGCAAATGGTTACTAGGGCTTAATATACTTAATATATGCCCGGGGTGCACTACCTGGTAGTCATGATTGGGCATCTTAGGTGAAGAGGATTTCTTAAAACAATGGCATGAATGATTCCATGCTTGTTCAATGACTTGTAAAGTGGTTATAGGATCAAGCTTATTACACCAGTTTAGCAGTTTTAAATGTAAAACTTTTGGCCTGAAAGTTTCTTATCGAGATCTTTATATGTAAATGCATCCAAGCAGTGGGAGGCCCTACACTCTACTTAGTCATGCTGCCACTGCCCAAAATCATAACCAAAGGGCTCCTCCTCTGCAGGCTTCATGCACACTTGGCCCTATCACTGTGTGagaggggtaatcgggactctcactgacaatcactgtgtgtgggaggggtaatcgggactctcactgacaatcactgtgtgtgggaggggtaatcgcgactctcactgacaatcactgtgtgtgggaggggtaatcgggactctcactgtcaatcactgtgtgtgggaggggtaatcgggactctcactgtcaatcactgtgtgtgggaggggtaatcgggactctcactgtcaatcactgtgtgtgggaggggtaatcgggactctcactgtcaatcactgtgtgtgggaggggtaatcgggactctcactgtcaatcactgtgtgtgggaggggtaatcgggactctcactgtcaatcactgtgtgtgggaggggtaatcgggactctcactgtcaatcactgtgtgtgggaggggtaatcgggactctcactgtcaatcactgtgtgtgggaggggtaatcgggactctcactgtcaatcactgtgtgtgggaggggtaatcgggactctcactgtcaatcactgtgtgtgggaggggtaatcgggactctcactgtcaatcactgtgtgtgggaggggtaatcgggactctcactgtcaatcactgtgtgtgggaggggtaatcgggactctcactgtcaatcactgtgtgtgggaggggtaatcgggactctcactgtcaatcactgtgtgtgggaggggtaatcgggactctcgctgtcaatcactgtgtgtgggaggggtaatcgggactctcactgtcaatcactgtgtgtgggaggggtaatcgggactctcactgtcaatcactgtgtgtgggaggggtaatcgggactctcactgtcaatcactgtgtgtgggaggggtaatcgggactctcactgtcaatcactgtgtgtgggaggggtaatcgggactctcactgtcaatcactgtgtgtgggaggggtaatcgggactctcactgtcaatcactgtgtgtgggaggggtaatcgggactctcactgtcaatcactgtgtgtgggaggggtaatcgggactctcactgtcaatcactgtgtgtgggaggggtaatcgggactctcactgtcaatcactgtgtgtgggaggggtaatcgggactctcactgtcaatcactgtgtgtgggaggggtaatcgggactctcactgtcaatcactgtgtgtgggaggggtaatcgggactctcactgtcaatcactgtgtgtgggaggggtaatcgggactctcactgtcaatcactgtgtgtgggaggggtaatcgggactctcactgtcaatcactgtgtgtgggaggggtaatcgggactctcactgtcaatcactgtgtgtgggaggggtaatcgggactctcactgtcaatcactgtgtgtgggaggggtaatcgggactctcactgtatCTCCTAAGGGTGCTGTTGGTATCTCCTGACAATCTGTAATTTTGAGTGTCCAGTGAAGCTTTTTATATGCATTTATCAATGTGGCTGTTTGTTGAATTTGTTTTACCAGGCTTCTCATTTTTCACacacaataattattttttttattttaggaacTTGGTGAAGAAGTTTTGTCCGAAACGTTCTTCTAAAGAAGAAGAGCCCAGGTATGTGACTGCATTGTTGTTTTCGCCTTGTATTAGAAGTTCAAGTACAATCAACATATTGTGGGATTTATCATTGCAGTTACTTTAGTTTTCTGTCTTTtctgagagaaaaaaaatcttctttaagAGTCTGCCTGCCACGAGCAACTATAACAGTTTTGcgatcaatcagagctcagctttaatttttaaaactgctctgattggttacctcgAGAAAATAGAGTTTTgctctgataaatctaccccttcATTTCTGCCAGTCTGCACCAAATTTGTCACTTAGGTGAGACTTTTTAACTAAAATGTCTCATGTCCACTTAACACTTCATGTGCCACACTTATCGATTAAGCCACCATGAAATATCTGATGTACAAAAGACACTGTAGAAGCTGGCGTAAGATGCTGCctagtgataaatctgccccaatgtgctggaTAAGATATCACTGTCTATGACAAGTGAGTTGTAATTGATGGTTGAGAGAACTTTGCAAGTAACTAGGACACAGTATGTGCACAGAGACAACGAGACACTAATGGGCTGTCTAACAATGGGATATCTAATGTGTGATTTTTCTTTCCCTTCCTCCCGGTCAGGTTTACATCTTGTATAGCATTTTATAATATACTGAATGAGCTGAATGACTACGCCGGACAGCGGGAAGTTGTGGCTGAGGAGATTGGACACAGAGTGTATGCAGAAATAATGAAGTATTCCTACGAGCTGAAAGCTGAGAGAAAATCGGTATTTCTATTATTATAACAATTCatctgttttttatattttctgaAGCCTGCTGTAAAATAGTTTAGTATAAATCCGATAATGAAGCTGGCTGTACACATTGGACATTCATTGTAAGAGGATGAAGAGTTGTACAAGATTTTCAATGCCCTATAGAATAATTCCCAGCAATTGACAATGTGGAATATATTTTACAGCATCTGCAGGAGGGGCGGAGAGCACAGCAGTACCTCGAAATGTGCATGAAACAAATGGACAGTGTAAGTAATAGCCGCATAGCTTATCCGTGGATATCACCAGGAACTACAGCTTGTCCTGGTTGTGTTACGGTCATGGTTCATTACAGTAGAAATGTGAATATTGTTCTGCACCTGTCAAGCCGTATTTAGACTTGGCAGATTTGTTTTAGATTTAACGCTAACCCTaatatttttatgcaatttttttttttgtcattttttttgtaaattgaaaATCATCTATTATCTACAGAGTAAAAAGAAGTTTGAGAGGGAATGCCGAGAAGCAGAGAAGGCGCAGCAGACGTACGAAAGACTGGATAATGACGCCAATGCCACCAAATCTGATGTGGAAAAGGTAAATATTTCTTATTGAAGGGAACGGGTAAATTTCcccctttttaaaggggttttcccatgaataaaagttaggccctataactTCCTGATTGGGGGGTCTccatgctgagacccccacagatcacaaaaacgaggggtcacaCGTACCTCCGTCAGACACCTCGTCGCTCCATCCAatttaatggagcagatggccgcacatgatcattctgctccattactctctatggagctgatggaaattgccgaccgtctgctccattactctgacggagtgacgaggggtccagcggagacccccactgatcaactgagacccccactgatcagcaagttaggccctatgccctggatagggcttaacttttgttcatgggaaaacccctttaatctcgaCCAAGACTTTTTGTCTTGCAACTCAGATGAACCTCTAGTATATTTAGCACAATATTCCTTCTGATATCACTATGTTTTGTTCTGTGCTGTGGAAAGCTGGATAGTGCAATTCTTCAAGGTCTCTGTCCATGGTAGCACAACTAGCCTGCTGCAGCTTCAGTCATTCTCTGACTGTAACGGGAAGGAATGGAAGGGTTAATAGAGCCGACTGATCTCTGGGGCAGGTATCTGCTATAAAGGGGATTAGAGGTTTCAGCAGTTcctttaatataattttaaatttTAGCTTCACTCAAAATATGAAAGTTCAGTTTTCAGTGGGAATAGGTGTGTTTTTCGTAGCCATGGGGGTTGAGAAGCTGGGATTTATTACTGTTTTGTAGGTTCCTTGTAAAACGCTGATAAAGCAGTACCTATGTCTGCAGGGAGGGTTATTGTTTGGGAAGAATCTCTGCTGACCGcaaacttttagtgcagttttcagATGTGTGCATGGATAAAATGTGTATTTCACTGTATGTATATTGGAAAGCCTCAAATGTGTATCTAAAAACCATCACAAATTAGCAGTGATTGATGGTTTCATTATATGTTGCCTTTATTTGTGGGATAGAGGATGCCCTGGTGAATAGAACAGAAGCCTAACTAGGAGTCCGTTGTGATCTCACGAGAAAGCTTTAAGGGGACCAGATTTTACACCATTAAACACccccctcaagtagggtatgaaagGCCCTTTCTAGGATTTTTAATTGACATTTCACCTGTTCGCTTATTGCATGAGGTGAGTCACTTTTCGAGGCTGGAGGGGTAGCATCAATTCCCCACATGTCTTTAACTGTGCATATCTTTGGCTCATTAGATGACACAACCACAGGTGTATGAAAGTTGagacttatctttaatatgacaccataagCTTGTTTcttggtgctatagaactgaagataggggtttCTGAATATATTCTCCTCTCTCTAACCTCTAAAAGTGACTGATCTCAGGAAAAATATGACTTAATTTGCCtgtagcagatttttttttaattataggtaAACTGATGAGATTTCTCATAAAAGGGgagattctagaaaggatatttcatactgtACCTGAAGGGGCAATTTCGTCCCTTTTACTTTTTGCGCCATTTAGTTAAATATGATGGACATATCATTGATAGACATTGATGTTCCGACAATATGCAGCCATTAACCATGGCATTGTATTTGGGTAATGAGTCCAGGTTAATTTACTGTTTATGGAAATGACATTGTATCTATCTGTTCTTATTTCCAGGCAAAACAGCAGCTGAACCTGCGCACACACATGGCGGACGAAAGCAAAAACGAATACGCAGCGCAACTACAGAACTACAACGCAGAACAACACAAACATTTCTACATTGTTATCCCTCAAGTTTACAAGGTAAAGCAGCGCCTGTTTGCGCTGTCATCCACACGTTCTCTAAATATTCTATTTGCACCTTTGTTTGTCTATTAAATATTTACTAAACTCTGTTTACTTCTTGAGATAAAAGAAAGTATTGAGTGAGGCTTAAGGTGTGTCCCCGATTATACAGGAACAGAAATATACACGTGGTATTACAATAATGGAGGATAAACAGGGAAATGTTCAATTTGGGGTTTTTCCAGTGAAATATGGAATGTACTGGATCGTCCTGGCCAGAGATTTGAGGGAGGTCCTGTGTTTCCTTTCTTATGTGTCTGTTGCCGGTCATTAGAAGATGTTTTGAACAATGACTTTCCTTATAGGTTTCCTGTTTATACTACTGTGGATACCTGTTAACTGCGGCCAAGTCACTATTTATCCGCGCTTGTGCTGAAACAAAGGGCGCTATTATTATACCCTGCCCTCTGACTTTTATCACCAAACAGCAGGAGTTATTTCATCTTAGAAAGAAAACAACAAGAATTTAAATCAAATTTACAAGTTGCACTCATTTGATTATCTTGGTATAGCAAAAATAAAGGGGACCCATTGGCTCTTGAGACATGAAGTCACTGCAACATCCTAATTCTAGGCCAACTGTTTTAGAATCCTCTGCTGTTACTCCTAAAAACTGTTACTCCTTATTTGACAGCTGGGTGTTACCACACAGGGATGTGTCTGTCTGCCACTGTCCATCCAGAGCTGACAGTCCCAGACTGTCTAAGTACACGACCCTTTGACATGGGAAAGAATTGTGCCGCCCCATTGTCAATTACTTCATACATTGCTAGGGGTGATTACAGAGGAGCAGCTCATGACCCTCCACCTGCgcccattttatgggcaggaatctctggctgatgaggttaaaacacaggaggcttcactttacatatcaagaaagcagagaaactattaatagatgtatatggtTAAATTGCCTAATAACTCTGACAAAGGATGATGGGAGGACCCATGAGGTGATGGTGCTTTTACATCTATCCAACCATTCTTTAAAAGGgctaaaataattgaataatttGTACAGAATGAACCAGTCACCAACCACTATCTAAGAATAGACCACAAATATCTTCATCTTGTAGATTATTTGGTGTATATTTGTAGAAAGAAATATATTTTTCTAGAGAACTGTTAAATGTGAAGTCATGGCTTTTCCCAGACATTTCCATAGATACTAACTAGCATTACTGTGAGGATTAGAAGGAAGTCTGATAAATATACTGCACTCATTGTATCCTGTATTTATGCTGAAGGAAATGCAGAGACTGATGGAGGGCAGGGGTAGTATTCGTGGTAGTTGTACAGGCCCCCCCCATTTTTCTGTAATGTTTGCTTTCTAAGTCACAGGTGCATATAGTCCAGATATTCTCGGCACTCTTGTTTTTGGGCTATAATGTTTGGTGGGCATCAGTATAAATTTTGCCCAGGCCCCAGTGGAATTTAGACGCCTCGCAATTTAACAACACACATCTGcattacacaaaaataaaaaagctctTTATTTTTAGGGAAGTGCAAGTTAATCTGCCCGTATAACCATTTCATTCCTCTTTTCACATTGTCATTACTACTTTGCTCTACTGTCAATCAAATGTGGTGTGATAACTGGTTACCTGACCTTCTAGGAAAAGTATATTTTGAACCGTGTATTGCATCCATTGAGGCGGCGTCCATTGAGATGTAAGAATCAAGGCCATGGACCTTATGCCATACACATAAGATATTTATCTGCAGGTCAATGGAGGACCTGATGTATTTAGCTGTCAAAAACTTTagcacattttataaaaataagtcaaatctgcagataaaaatctcttCTATATACATACAGTTTGAGTGAATGGTGGCCTGATGGTGGGAAATATATCCTGCACTGAACATGAAACTCCTTTCTGCTGCACACTGTTCTTtatattgcacatcatatttttcTCATGATTTGTAGCCCTTTTTAATATTTGACTTGACCCTTTATTTCCTATTCACAGCACCTTCAGGAAATGGATGAGAGGAGGACTGTGAAGCTGAGCGAGTGTTACAAAGGTTTTGCTGATGCAGAGCGAAAAGTTATCCCAATTATCTCCAAATGCTTAGAAGGAATGGTGCAGGCAGCCAAGTCTGTGGACGAACGCAGAGTGAGTGCTAGAGCTTTATCTTTTATGGTCTTTGTTTAAAACCGGCTTCAGTGCTGCTCTCCAAGTATCCCatggcttaaagggaatgtgttggcaagaaatgaccACTGTTGGTGtcatttaattaaaataaattaatgatTACTAAAAACTGCAGTCTTCACATTGCACTGATCTACAAGCCTAAAAATAGTCTGACGCTTTCTATTACGTACCCTTTTCTATTCACTTTGCAGCAGTCACCTCTTTTTTGACAAAGAGAACTATCATCTATATCAGTGGTTCTTAACCAGGGTTCTATCATGCTAGGGGTTCGGCGAGTTGGTCTCAGAGGTTTGGTGTATTGGCATATGGAACTGGTGGGTTCGGTACCTCAAACAAGGTTGGGAACCACTGGTCTATATATAACGAATACAGGATTCACCATTTATAATGCACCCCCTTTGCACATTGACCTCCTGTAGAacctctaggtcagtggtggcaaacctatggcaatggtgccagaggtggcactcggagccctctgtgtggAAGCTCGGGCCATTAACCCAGCATGaatttcaccagacagaactgcagaatcttcctacaatgatagatgaatttgccctcctcctttcacttgtgttggtgtccttaggaggctgaacgattgaaagttgtcaaaaaaCAAGGagaaattgctgcgctggcattTTGCGattaataagtggcttttggttgaagtttgggcactcaggctcctaaaaggttcgccatcactgctctaggttatTGCGTCTATAGTCCAGTATGTGACCTGCTGTAAAGCATCTCTTAAAATTCTGTTAAATGAAGCCCCtatatttatttacaaaataaaatggacAAAATGAAACTAAAAATCACAAACCGGTAAACTAGGTGTTATTGCATACCACATACTTTTCAAACATTTGCTTTGACCTCTGCAGATGGATTTCATGACCACACTCTGTAATAATCTATATACGTTACAACTTGTGTCGGCCATGATGCCCAGCCCATTATTTTTGTTGTCCTTTCTTTTTAGGACTCTCAAATAGTTGTGGATTGCTTTAAATCCGGTTTTGAACCCCCTGGAGATTACCCATTTGAAGACTATAGTCAACATATTTACCGGACAGTTTCTGACGGAACAATAAGCACCCCAAAACCAGAAGTAACGAGAATCGACCCCAAAATAACGATGGGCAAAGCCAAGGGCAAGCTGTGGCTTTTTGGAAAGAAACCCAAGGTGAGATTGTAGGGTTTGTGTGTCTGGGTTGTCGTCTATAGACATCCTCTATTTGACCTAaaatgatgtgttttcactgcGTATAGGCTACCCTTAAATTTCATCTTATCGCATGCAATTTTCAAGGAAGTAATAATGCAACTGATGAAACTTTATGTTAAATTTTGTGTAAAGGAAGGTCGATTATGAGATGTCCAGATGTGACCTGAAACCTCGTAGTTTGTAATTTTTGGCCTCTTATGTTCATGATGCTTTAGGATTTGGTAAATGTAGTAAAACTGCTTAAAGAGATGTTAGGAGATACTTGCAttttgaatctttttttttttttttttttgtgtgtgtagagAATGAAGACCCTCCCCTTCCCCACACACTCTTAAATATTACAATTGTCACATGTACTGACACCTAGTGGCTATACAGGCTTACACCACAACTTTACCCATGGAAGGGTCTCGTTTTGCAGCCTGCAGTAAAATCACGTGATAACGACCCACAAAGAAAATATTATATAGCTGGCATTGTGCAAGGGGTTACAGTTATCATTGAGGAACAGACAATGTCTGAAATCAAGGGATTCATCCAAGCCATAAAGCACGTGCTTATATACCATGGTGCTTTAATTTCGGTTCTTCTAGTACGTATATATGTCTTATTGTATATAAATTAGCCAAAAATCACTAATTTCCTGCATGATGTAAGGGCTTTAGAATGTTTGCGCTAGAACAATAACTTGGCTTATTAATCACATGGTAAGAGATGTGATGATCAGCCATCTGCCGGAAAAGGATTATACAGCGCGTGAGATGCATTTTCACACCAATTCACTAGATTCTCATTGATCAGGAACAGTTGTGTAGTGGTGGCTGGTGTGAATAATATATTAGTTACTTTTGATCCAGGCAGCTGGTTCCCTGCATGTCTCTATAGAAGGAACAACCTACTGAGGAGGATATTTCACTCTCACCacctaaattaaaaaatgtttggaatccatcctggaatatgaattcattttttccacagtcctgctgctactaacaccacacacaaaggttacacagatctccagggattcTCGTAATACtccataaaataaaactttagGAGCATAGATGTTTTGGAACTGATAATGCAGcaagaattattattttactaGAATTCCCAGTATTTACTAAAACGCATCTTAGATGACACGGTTTTCTTTAAAGTTAGTGTTTTGTTCCTAGGTTTGTCTTGTGACATTTAAGGAAGTGAGGGCAAAGCGCTGACCCGTCTTTGTTCTGCCATTTGTTTTTACTAAGTAGAGAATGAAAAGTGAATGTCATGCAGTTATCAAAGTTAGTCATAATTTGGGAAGTAAGGTCATATTTAAGGCGAAAACAGAACTGAACTCTGACCGCAGACTGTTGTATTTTAGGAAACAAGCtgagatctgtgaaatgctgagcgttgcatattttttttacggTGCATGGTATCATGTAGCAGTTTTTCACAATGGACCCTTGGAGGATGAGGGAAACTTTAAGGTGGTTGCTTAAATGGGACTTCAATAAGTGGAAAGTACAACTTACTGATATCTACTACATCCCCGACCTGTTAAATGAGTTGTATGTGAATACCCCTGTGTGCAGATGCATTTATTAGTATAGTAGTAGTGAGGATAAAACATACACGTAATGGGAGAGACTGTATAGATCTTATGTATACGAATGCTTCACTTGGAAGGAAGCGATCTACGTGGGGCACATAAATGTGGTAAAAAGCTTTCCCAGAAAAGTTATCCTTTAGGGGACAGACTTGTCTTCTATACTTCAGTTTGAGGATTATTTAAAAAGCTTTTATCATGAGTGTAAAGTCGAATAACTACTGACTTTGCCTTAGTTCTGACAATAAAAACCCATCACGAATGATTCTATGTAGACCTGAACATTGGGTTCACTTAGGAGATCTTTAttgaaggaaatcttccatcagaaTAGAGCACAATActcctgggacacttactcatagatacaggcaccgtggcttatacttgttatccatggactctttccttctaaaaccaacttctaaaattatgataatgagccagaagggctctgggagagtTGCCAAAGCCCCAATGCGCTGCAGATTCACAGTCAGAACATGTCTCGCCCAACCCCCTgccctctcccttctccctctgaCTGTATGATATATCAGCAGCAGACCTGTTCTACTTATTGTACAAGCcagtactgaggggctctggaaacacaccCCAGAGtcattcagactcattagcataattttaaacgttgatattaggaggccatggataacaaatacaaggctATTACCACGGTcgcggtgtctggatctatgagtaaatgtctctGGGTtattgatggattttgatggtagatttcctttaaacattgagGTTTCGTACTCCTGATCAATACACTCACCAAAAGTTTTGGCTGATTCATTCTCTTTTGTACCCTGATATCAGACTAGTTCCCCTCCATGCTCACCTGGAGGAGTATATGGCTGCACTCGTCCTTATTACAATATGTCAGACAGGGACTCAGTCAGTGAGGTATTGGGCAAGCAGAGAGGGGCTTCTTTAAGAGGCCTAAGAAGAGCGGTAAGTTTTACAGAGTTTGCTGTGTGAGGAGTGTAATAACATTGCTATATAACCTGGCTGAACGGAGGGATTCCCAGCCACATGTATACGTGTATATGGTGTGGTTTGCAGTGTGGACTGTTTCAGTATACATTCAGCGGATCCCAGTGACTTGTTGTCTGCTGCCTTTCTTTATAGTGCTGCATGTGGCTCGGTTTTCCTCAATTTGATTAAATCTGAATGGAGTTGATGTTAACCCAAATTATAATAGTCATTTTATAGTAGTACAATATCGATCTGTTCAGCCAGGTTTCCTATGAGTTCTAGCTGCCAGCTTCTTATTTTACACATATATTGTATTGGGGTGTTGGAACAAGAGATTCCTGTAATACATCCTTCCTTCTGTTACCTATGGATGGTATAGGTCATGGTCCTAAGCTTTGACTCGCATGGATTGCCATGTATTGGGGTGAGATGCCGTGTGGTTTGCAGTGAGTGTAAATAATGTACGTTCACAAAATGTTTTACTCCATAGATGTCATACTGATCTTCAATGGCCAATAAGTCCTCTCTTATGTCTTAGAGTGTatctgtccctgtcctatccTCACATCTTCTACACAAGATCTTCAGTCCTCCTCTCTTAGCAGTGTATCACTAGATTTCAGATTTGCAGTATTTTCCCTAAATGTCAATTGGTGGAAAATTTTCATTATGGAATAGAACAGAAGTTGAAAGATGTCCCCGTCTTATTGTCACCTGTATTCACACCcattgtataagatgtgtatatacacagtgaagcTCCTTTTTGTACAGACATAATAATGTAACACTGTCTCTAGGTATTGTCTTCCTGAAATGCAGGATAAAGTGCCTATCAAAATCATCCTTACTGTTTTATCATTTCCTTATTGAAGACTGCCCCATCATTGCTGGTCCCTAAATTGGTCGCCTTTTCTTTCCTAGTTCTCGGCATGTTCCCTCTTCTTATTACTTGTCATATTGTTATCCACCCCAGTGATGGTCCCCACATGACTTTTATTTTCGCTCCTATACACCAACATGGCATCTTTCCATTATTCTCCCATTACGAGAATTTTTGCTAAAATTTTGTTGGCCAGCATCAGGATATCAGGGAAATATACCCAATATGGGAACTTGCTCATATATCTACCATGAATGTGGTAATCTAATTATTATATTTGTGCCATGGAGCAGCGGAAGGGGACGA from Engystomops pustulosus chromosome 10, aEngPut4.maternal, whole genome shotgun sequence harbors:
- the FNBP1L gene encoding formin-binding protein 1-like isoform X2; the encoded protein is MSWGTELWDQFDNLEKHTQWGLDFLDKYAKFVKERLEIEQNYAKQLRNLVKKFCPKRSSKEEEPRFTSCIAFYNILNELNDYAGQREVVAEEIGHRVYAEIMKYSYELKAERKSHLQEGRRAQQYLEMCMKQMDSSKKKFERECREAEKAQQTYERLDNDANATKSDVEKAKQQLNLRTHMADESKNEYAAQLQNYNAEQHKHFYIVIPQVYKHLQEMDERRTVKLSECYKGFADAERKVIPIISKCLEGMVQAAKSVDERRDSQIVVDCFKSGFEPPGDYPFEDYSQHIYRTVSDGTISTPKPEVTRIDPKITMGKAKGKLWLFGKKPKTSSPPCSPGGVYGCTRPYYNMSDRDSVSEVLGKQRGASLRGLRRAGPALEDFSHLPPEQRRKKLQQRIDELNRELQKEIDQKEALNKMKDVYEKSPQMGDPSSLQPKIAETMSNIEKLRTEIQKNEAWLSEVEGKVSQRSERRHSAEANHLVAQGRESPEGSYTEDANQEGRIQTQPPVHTEFDDEFDDDDPLPAIGHCKAIYPFDGNNEGTLAMKEGEVMYIIEEDKGDGWTRARRQNGEEGYVPTSYIDVTLEKNSKGS
- the FNBP1L gene encoding formin-binding protein 1-like isoform X1, producing MSWGTELWDQFDNLEKHTQWGLDFLDKYAKFVKERLEIEQNYAKQLRNLVKKFCPKRSSKEEEPRFTSCIAFYNILNELNDYAGQREVVAEEIGHRVYAEIMKYSYELKAERKSHLQEGRRAQQYLEMCMKQMDSSKKKFERECREAEKAQQTYERLDNDANATKSDVEKAKQQLNLRTHMADESKNEYAAQLQNYNAEQHKHFYIVIPQVYKHLQEMDERRTVKLSECYKGFADAERKVIPIISKCLEGMVQAAKSVDERRDSQIVVDCFKSGFEPPGDYPFEDYSQHIYRTVSDGTISTPKPEVTRIDPKITMGKAKGKLWLFGKKPKTSSPPCSPGGVYGCTRPYYNMSDRDSVSEVLGKQRGASLRGLRRAGPALEDFSHLPPEQRRKKLQQRIDELNRELQKEIDQKEALNKMKDVYEKSPQMGDPSSLQPKIAETMSNIEKLRTEIQKNEAWLSEVEGKVSQRSERRHSAEANHLVAQGRESPEGSYTEDANQEGRIQTQPPVHTEFDDEFDDDDPLPAIGHCKAIYPFDGNNEGTLAMKEGEVMYIIEEDKGDGWTRARRQNGEEGYVPTSYIDVTLEKNSKGAVTYI
- the FNBP1L gene encoding formin-binding protein 1-like isoform X4; its protein translation is MSWGTELWDQFDNLEKHTQWGLDFLDKYAKFVKERLEIEQNYAKQLRNLVKKFCPKRSSKEEEPRFTSCIAFYNILNELNDYAGQREVVAEEIGHRVYAEIMKYSYELKAERKSHLQEGRRAQQYLEMCMKQMDSSKKKFERECREAEKAQQTYERLDNDANATKSDVEKAKQQLNLRTHMADESKNEYAAQLQNYNAEQHKHFYIVIPQVYKHLQEMDERRTVKLSECYKGFADAERKVIPIISKCLEGMVQAAKSVDERRDSQIVVDCFKSGFEPPGDYPFEDYSQHIYRTVSDGTISTPKPEVTRIDPKITMGKAKGKLWLFGKKPKWSLRMGPALEDFSHLPPEQRRKKLQQRIDELNRELQKEIDQKEALNKMKDVYEKSPQMGDPSSLQPKIAETMSNIEKLRTEIQKNEAWLSEVEGKVSQRSERRHSAEANHLVAQGRESPEGSYTEDANQEGRIQTQPPVHTEFDDEFDDDDPLPAIGHCKAIYPFDGNNEGTLAMKEGEVMYIIEEDKGDGWTRARRQNGEEGYVPTSYIDVTLEKNSKGAVTYI
- the FNBP1L gene encoding formin-binding protein 1-like isoform X5; the encoded protein is MSWGTELWDQFDNLEKHTQWGLDFLDKYAKFVKERLEIEQNYAKQLRNLVKKFCPKRSSKEEEPRFTSCIAFYNILNELNDYAGQREVVAEEIGHRVYAEIMKYSYELKAERKSHLQEGRRAQQYLEMCMKQMDSSKKKFERECREAEKAQQTYERLDNDANATKSDVEKAKQQLNLRTHMADESKNEYAAQLQNYNAEQHKHFYIVIPQVYKHLQEMDERRTVKLSECYKGFADAERKVIPIISKCLEGMVQAAKSVDERRDSQIVVDCFKSGFEPPGDYPFEDYSQHIYRTVSDGTISTPKPEVTRIDPKITMGKAKGKLWLFGKKPKGPALEDFSHLPPEQRRKKLQQRIDELNRELQKEIDQKEALNKMKDVYEKSPQMGDPSSLQPKIAETMSNIEKLRTEIQKNEAWLSEVEGKVSQRSERRHSAEANHLVAQGRESPEGSYTEDANQEGRIQTQPPVHTEFDDEFDDDDPLPAIGHCKAIYPFDGNNEGTLAMKEGEVMYIIEEDKGDGWTRARRQNGEEGYVPTSYIDVTLEKNSKGAVTYI